A DNA window from Vigna angularis cultivar LongXiaoDou No.4 chromosome 1, ASM1680809v1, whole genome shotgun sequence contains the following coding sequences:
- the LOC108332677 gene encoding uncharacterized protein LOC108332677 has protein sequence MEMTMSATTCYSMIRFSDVLRTTFVSPYPNRKCAKRVLRIFSTCASPITSTVDPIIVHSSQFQVLASNLSAANVPQRSEEWFALRKDKLTTSTFSTALGFWKGGRRGELWHEKVFASEAQIMEVSKNSAMEWGTLNESVAIEQYKKITGNEVSSMGFVVHSKQSYDWLGASPDGVLRCSPQVGLLEVKCPYNKGKPEAGLPWSSMPFYYMPQVQGQMEIMDCEWVDLYCWMPNGSTIFRVLRQREYWNLIHEILREFWWENVVPAREVLLLGREEEVKSYKPASTHKKTGLAIAKSIKLASETKLLCRELAGHIEFFS, from the coding sequence ATGGAGATGACAATGTCAGCAACAACTTGTTACAGTATGATTAGATTCAGTGATGTTCTCCGGACAACATTTGTGTCACCATATCCCAACAGAAAGTGTGCAAAAAGAGTATTGAGAATTTTTTCCACGTGTGCCTCACCAATTACATCTACAGTTGACCCTATCATTGTCCACTCCTCTCAATTTCAAGTATTGGCTTCGAACCTTTCGGCAGCCAATGTCCCCCAACGGTCAGAGGAATGGTTTGCCCTTCGCAAGGACAAGCTTACTACTAGCACATTCAGCACTGCGTTAGGTTTCTGGAAAGGGGGCCGTCGCGGTGAGCTGTGGCACGAGAAGGTGTTTGCATCAGAGGCACAGATCATGGAAGTTTCTAAGAATAGCGCCATGGAATGGGGAACACTCAATGAATCAGTGGCTATAGAACAATATAAAAAGATCACAGGTAATGAAGTGAGCTCAATGGGGTTTGTAGTTCATTCGAAGCAGTCTTATGATTGGCTTGGTGCGTCCCCTGATGGGGTTCTTAGGTGTTCTCCACAAGTTGGACTATTAGAAGTTAAGTGCCCTTATAACAAGGGCAAACCTGAGGCTGGCTTGCCTTGGTCAAGCATGCCTTTTTACTACATGCCTCAAGTGCAAGGGCAGATGGAGATAATGGATTGTGAGTGGGTTGATTTGTATTGCTGGATGCCAAATGGAAGCACTATATTTCGTGTGCTGAGGCAGCGTGAGTATTGGAACTTGATACATGAGATTCTACGTGAGTTTTGGTGGGAAAATGTGGTTCCAGCAAGGGAAGTTCTACTGTTGGGACGTGAAGAAGAGGTGAAATCATATAAGCCTGCATCTACACACAAAAAGACAGGATTAGCTATTGCAAAGAGCATAAAATTGGCTAGTGAAACAAAGCTGTTATGCAGAGAACTTGCAGGCCATATTGAATTTTTTAGTTGA